One segment of Fusarium oxysporum f. sp. lycopersici 4287 chromosome 7, whole genome shotgun sequence DNA contains the following:
- a CDS encoding hypothetical protein (At least one base has a quality score < 10) codes for MNGSSRPSFDPSRLTKAAAAEYSSSASESEDEHLAPGLDADNDFGDFNPRKRRRVGGNNKEKAALGIFGSDSEDDGPARKWKRTTLRNKGMNFVSTGAGSDKEDGDEDSDDNRPMLGSAMDQDDDDEEEEGNTGVGLGFGGVARGFAQNDTQNSSRSVSAEATARPSFRTRFDGKNPLGMGFVPSSANDPVLKNPRDEGSPTPRNKPQPSAFGAKGKTNPKSFGARMMAKMGYQEGQGLGKEGQGRNVIIEANLRPQGIGLGAVKEKSEQERKEEKRQAKMRGEEVIDSDEEEKKKRKKAKKKSLGAAFDSATSTPRRQKPKYLTAEELKAAAPGLHIPDAFAPILDMTGPGSKMLTSTSGIMTPTTGTATPESTEVIEARKLVKRAQADLLAFSDEWKSLQERKTWIDLELKEKEQEMDDLRSDFERLQVFSELVSGELATADWDQVIGCLKKALELKATTSEIADIAVAAIHPFLREGDWDLLQEPTRFASDLKELKSLLMPSTTNGKSVGKWDSSAAVNTDDIYRRHHKSTTPYESMMYKNWLPKALAAVRSWDVFEPEKMLSVMEAWDDLLPSFVRAQFIDNIARKLETAVSDWNPKNRRQHHSLPHIWLFPWLQYLPSYHLDPKGTGLVADVKRKFRQLIDVWDFKEGRLPGLTKWERILGDQWRPLVMSHVLPSMGKYLQRNFSVEPADQEPSLPVLRGILKWTPTLGRRVIAEVLIQHLFPKWHKTLTEWLSLDEVDLGEVADWYAWWRGLLPEDVMEVKGVKAEFDTGLKVMARAVVGA; via the coding sequence ATGAACGGTTCATCGCGCCCTTCCTTTGACCCCTCACGCCTCACCAAAGCCGCCGCGGCCGAATATTCTTCATCAGCATCCGAATCTGAAGACGAGCACCTCGCGCCAGGTCTTGATGCCGACAACGACTTCGGTGATTTTAACCCCCGAAAGAGGCGTCGTGTCGGTGGTAATAACAAAGAGAAGGCTGCGCTGGGCATCTTTGGCTCCGATAGCGAAGACGACGGACCTGCTAGAAAATGGAAGAGGACCACCTTGAGAAATAAAGGCATGAACTTTGTGTCAACAGGCGCAGGAAGCGATaaagaagatggcgatgaagatTCCGACGATAATCGGCCGATGCTAGGAAGCGCAATGGACcaagacgacgatgatgaggaggaggagggcaaCACTGGAGTAGGACTAGGCTTCGGGGGTGTTGCACGCGGTTTTGCACAGAACGATACCCAAAATTCAAGTCGAAGCGTAAGCGCCGAAGCAACAGCTCGACCGTCATTTCGAACCCGATTCGATGGCAAGAACCCTCTCGGTATGGGCTTTGTCCCATCGTCAGCAAACGATCCTGTCCTCAAGAACCCGCGCGACGAGGGCTCTCCGACACCACGTAATAAGCCACAACCGAGTGCCTTTGGCGCAAAGGGCAAGACAAACCCGAAGTCTTTCGGTGCCCGAATGATGGCAAAGATGGGCTACCAGGAGGGACAAGGTCTTGGTAAGGAAGGCCAGGGTCGAAACGTCATTATCGAAGCGAACCTCCGACCGCAGGGTAttggtcttggtgctgtGAAGGAGAAGTCTGAACAGGAAcggaaagaagagaagcgacAAGCCAAAATgcgaggagaagaagttaTCGATTcggacgaggaggaaaagaagaaacgaAAGAAGGCAAAAAAGAAGTCCCTAGGAGCTGCGTTTGACAGCGCAACAAGTACACCAAGACGACAGAAACCGAAATACCTTACGGCagaggagctcaaggctgcGGCTCCAGGTCTTCATATCCCAGATGCATTTGCCCCTATTCTCGATATGACAGGGCCTGGAAGCAAGATGCTCACATCAACGAGTGGTATCATGACACCGACGACAGGAACTGCCACACCCGAATCAACGGAAGTGATAGAGGCGAGGAAGCTTGTCAAGAGAGCGCAAGCAGACTTGTTAGCCTTTTCTGATGAATGGAAGAGCTTGCAAGAGAGGAAGACGTGGATAGACCTCGAGCTCAAGGAAAAGGAGCAGGAGATGGACGATTTACGATCGGATTTCGAGAGATTGCAGGTCTTTTCTGAGTTGGTCAGCGGAGAGCTTGCAACAGCCGACTGGGATCAAGTTATCGGGTGCCTGAAGAAGGCCCTTGAACTCAAGGCCACGACATCAGAGATTGCCGACATCGCGGTTGCGGCTATCCATCCTTTCCTTCGAGAAGGAGACTGGGATCTCCTACAAGAGCCAACACGCTTCGCATCAGATCTCAAAGAACTAAAATCACTACTCATGCCATCGACAACGAATGGCAAATCTGTCGGCAAGTGGGATTCCTCGGCAGCAGTCAATACAGACGACATCTACCGCCGTCATCACAAATCCACAACACCATACGAAAGCATGATGTACAAGAATTGGCTACCCAAAGCACTCGCGGCTGTCCGGTCATGGGATGTCTTTGAGCCAGAGAAGATGCTCAGCGTCATGGAGGCCTGGGATGACCTCTTACCATCCTTTGTCCGCGCACAAttcatcgacaacatcgcTCGGAAGTTGGAAACAGCAGTATCAGACTGGAATCCTAAGAACAGACGTCAGCACCACAGTCTACCGCACATATGGCTATTCCCATGGCTTCAATACCTCCCCTCATACCATCTTGACCCCAAGGGAACAGGTCTTGTAGCAGACGTCAAGAGAAAGTTCAGACAACTCATCGACGTATGGGATTTCAAGGAGGGTCGCTTACCTGGTCTTACAAAATGGGAACGCATTCTTGGCGATCAATGGCGACCGCTTGTAATGTCCCACGTCCTCCCGTCAATGGGCAAATACCTCCAGCGAAACTTCTCAGTCGAGCCAGCAGATCAGGAACCGAGTCTTCCTGTGCTCAGGGGTATTCTGAAATGGACGCCCACGCTCGGCCGAAGGGTTATTGCCGAGGTGCTGATACAGCATTTGTTCCCCAAGTGGCACAAGACGCTGACGGAGTGGCTGTCGCTTGACGAGGTTGACTTGGGCGAGGTGGCGGATTGGTATGCTTGGTGGAGGGGGTTGTTGCCGGAGGATGTTATGGAGGTCAAGGGTGTGAAGGCGGAGTTTGATACGGGGCTAAAGGTCATGGCGAGGGCGGTGGTAGGGGCGTGA
- a CDS encoding hypothetical protein (At least one base has a quality score < 10), with translation MPTTTSAALGIFGSDSEDDGPARKWKRTTLRNKGMNFVSTGAGSDKEDGDEDSDDNRPMLGSAMDQDDDDEEEEGNTGVGLGFGGVARGFAQNDTQNSSRSVSAEATARPSFRTRFDGKNPLGMGFVPSSANDPVLKNPRDEGSPTPRNKPQPSAFGAKGKTNPKSFGARMMAKMGYQEGQGLGKEGQGRNVIIEANLRPQGIGLGAVKEKSEQERKEEKRQAKMRGEEVIDSDEEEKKKRKKAKKKSLGAAFDSATSTPRRQKPKYLTAEELKAAAPGLHIPDAFAPILDMTGPGSKMLTSTSGIMTPTTGTATPESTEVIEARKLVKRAQADLLAFSDEWKSLQERKTWIDLELKEKEQEMDDLRSDFERLQVFSELVSGELATADWDQVIGCLKKALELKATTSEIADIAVAAIHPFLREGDWDLLQEPTRFASDLKELKSLLMPSTTNGKSVGKWDSSAAVNTDDIYRRHHKSTTPYESMMYKNWLPKALAAVRSWDVFEPEKMLSVMEAWDDLLPSFVRAQFIDNIARKLETAVSDWNPKNRRQHHSLPHIWLFPWLQYLPSYHLDPKGTGLVADVKRKFRQLIDVWDFKEGRLPGLTKWERILGDQWRPLVMSHVLPSMGKYLQRNFSVEPADQEPSLPVLRGILKWTPTLGRRVIAEVLIQHLFPKWHKTLTEWLSLDEVDLGEVADWYAWWRGLLPEDVMEVKGVKAEFDTGLKVMARAVVGA, from the exons ATGCCGACAACGACTTCG GCTGCGCTGGGCATCTTTGGCTCCGATAGCGAAGACGACGGACCTGCTAGAAAATGGAAGAGGACCACCTTGAGAAATAAAGGCATGAACTTTGTGTCAACAGGCGCAGGAAGCGATaaagaagatggcgatgaagatTCCGACGATAATCGGCCGATGCTAGGAAGCGCAATGGACcaagacgacgatgatgaggaggaggagggcaaCACTGGAGTAGGACTAGGCTTCGGGGGTGTTGCACGCGGTTTTGCACAGAACGATACCCAAAATTCAAGTCGAAGCGTAAGCGCCGAAGCAACAGCTCGACCGTCATTTCGAACCCGATTCGATGGCAAGAACCCTCTCGGTATGGGCTTTGTCCCATCGTCAGCAAACGATCCTGTCCTCAAGAACCCGCGCGACGAGGGCTCTCCGACACCACGTAATAAGCCACAACCGAGTGCCTTTGGCGCAAAGGGCAAGACAAACCCGAAGTCTTTCGGTGCCCGAATGATGGCAAAGATGGGCTACCAGGAGGGACAAGGTCTTGGTAAGGAAGGCCAGGGTCGAAACGTCATTATCGAAGCGAACCTCCGACCGCAGGGTAttggtcttggtgctgtGAAGGAGAAGTCTGAACAGGAAcggaaagaagagaagcgacAAGCCAAAATgcgaggagaagaagttaTCGATTcggacgaggaggaaaagaagaaacgaAAGAAGGCAAAAAAGAAGTCCCTAGGAGCTGCGTTTGACAGCGCAACAAGTACACCAAGACGACAGAAACCGAAATACCTTACGGCagaggagctcaaggctgcGGCTCCAGGTCTTCATATCCCAGATGCATTTGCCCCTATTCTCGATATGACAGGGCCTGGAAGCAAGATGCTCACATCAACGAGTGGTATCATGACACCGACGACAGGAACTGCCACACCCGAATCAACGGAAGTGATAGAGGCGAGGAAGCTTGTCAAGAGAGCGCAAGCAGACTTGTTAGCCTTTTCTGATGAATGGAAGAGCTTGCAAGAGAGGAAGACGTGGATAGACCTCGAGCTCAAGGAAAAGGAGCAGGAGATGGACGATTTACGATCGGATTTCGAGAGATTGCAGGTCTTTTCTGAGTTGGTCAGCGGAGAGCTTGCAACAGCCGACTGGGATCAAGTTATCGGGTGCCTGAAGAAGGCCCTTGAACTCAAGGCCACGACATCAGAGATTGCCGACATCGCGGTTGCGGCTATCCATCCTTTCCTTCGAGAAGGAGACTGGGATCTCCTACAAGAGCCAACACGCTTCGCATCAGATCTCAAAGAACTAAAATCACTACTCATGCCATCGACAACGAATGGCAAATCTGTCGGCAAGTGGGATTCCTCGGCAGCAGTCAATACAGACGACATCTACCGCCGTCATCACAAATCCACAACACCATACGAAAGCATGATGTACAAGAATTGGCTACCCAAAGCACTCGCGGCTGTCCGGTCATGGGATGTCTTTGAGCCAGAGAAGATGCTCAGCGTCATGGAGGCCTGGGATGACCTCTTACCATCCTTTGTCCGCGCACAAttcatcgacaacatcgcTCGGAAGTTGGAAACAGCAGTATCAGACTGGAATCCTAAGAACAGACGTCAGCACCACAGTCTACCGCACATATGGCTATTCCCATGGCTTCAATACCTCCCCTCATACCATCTTGACCCCAAGGGAACAGGTCTTGTAGCAGACGTCAAGAGAAAGTTCAGACAACTCATCGACGTATGGGATTTCAAGGAGGGTCGCTTACCTGGTCTTACAAAATGGGAACGCATTCTTGGCGATCAATGGCGACCGCTTGTAATGTCCCACGTCCTCCCGTCAATGGGCAAATACCTCCAGCGAAACTTCTCAGTCGAGCCAGCAGATCAGGAACCGAGTCTTCCTGTGCTCAGGGGTATTCTGAAATGGACGCCCACGCTCGGCCGAAGGGTTATTGCCGAGGTGCTGATACAGCATTTGTTCCCCAAGTGGCACAAGACGCTGACGGAGTGGCTGTCGCTTGACGAGGTTGACTTGGGCGAGGTGGCGGATTGGTATGCTTGGTGGAGGGGGTTGTTGCCGGAGGATGTTATGGAGGTCAAGGGTGTGAAGGCGGAGTTTGATACGGGGCTAAAGGTCATGGCGAGGGCGGTGGTAGGGGCGTGA
- a CDS encoding subtilisin, with the protein MHYLKLLLALLPAIIAAPTVTDDDDIIEGAYIVTLKQKLDEKKVEQHIDWVDGIHNGSVFRRTEDGVKLVWNETTYKGYSGDFDKQTIKEIKKSKDVFAVEPVRKINLYETITQQRSTWGLGSISHRTPHFNNYIYDSSAGAGTYAYVVDTGINIGHDEFQGRAALGYNAYPGAEFVDANGHGTHCAGTIAGKEYGVAKRANLIAVKVFHTGSSRTDIVLDGYNWAVTNITNTPGRKEQAVISMSLGGSRSDAFNAAVQAAYSAGVHTVVAAGNDNADAAKYSPASAPNATTIGAIDVDNKRASFSNYGELVDLFAPGVNVKSAWYTSNSATNTISGTSMACPHVAGLSLYLRAKEGLTTPESVARRLKELATSGVVQDAGSGSPNLLAYNGAPSS; encoded by the exons ATGCATTACCTTAAGCTCCTCCTTGCTCTTCTGCCTGCGATCATTGCTGCTCCAACCGTAacagacgatgatgatattaTCGAGGGCGCCTACATCGTTACCCTGAAACAGAAACTTGACGAGAAGAAAGTCGAGCAGCACATCGATTGGGTTGATGGTATCCATAACGGAAGTGTTTTCCGTCGTACTGAAGATGGTGTCAAACTGGTCTGGAATGAGACGACCTATAAGGGGTACTCTGGAGACTTTGATAAGCAGACTATCAAGGAGATTAAGAAGAGCAAAGAT GTCTTTGCTGTTGAGCCTGTTCGCAAGATCAATCTTTACGAGACCATCACTCAGCAGAGATCGACTTGGGGTCTCGGCTCTATCTCGCATCGCACTCCTCATTTCAACAATTACATTTATGATTCGTCTGCTGGCGCTGGGACGTATGCGTATGTTGTTGATACTGGTATCAATATCGGGCATGACGAGTTTCAGGGCCGGGCTGCTTTGGGTTACAATGCTTATCCTGGTGCTGAGTTTGTCGATGCCAATGGTCATGGGACACATTGTGCTGGTACTATTGCTGGTAAAGAGTATGGCGTAGCCAAAAGAGCAAACTTGATTGCAGTTAAGGTGTTTCACACCGGCAGT TCTCGAACTGATATCGTGCTTGATGGGTACAACTGGGCTGTGaccaacatcaccaacacccCAGGCCGCAAAGAACAGGCTGTTATATCCATGTCCCTCGGTGGCAGTCGCTCAGACGCCTTCAACGCCGCCGTCCAAGCTGCCTACAGCGCTGGAGTCCACACCGTGGTCGCAGCAGGAAACGACAATGCCGATGCCGCCAAGTACTCACCCGCCTCGGCCCCCAACGCCACGACCATAGGAGCAATCGACGTTGACAACAAACGAGCCAGCTTCTCCAACTACGGCGAGCTTGTTGATCTATTCGCGCCGGGTGTAAATGTCAAGAGTGCTTGGTATACCAGTAACAGTGCTACTAATACCATCAGTGGTACCAGTATGGCATGTCCTCATGTTGCGGGTTTGTCGCTGTATTTGAGAGCGAAGGAGGGCTTGACGACGCCTGAGAGTGTGGCGAGAAGATTGAAGGAGTTGGCGACGAGTGGTGTTGTTCAGGATGCTGGCAGCGGGAGCCCGAATTTGTTGGCTTATAACGGAGCTCCGTCGAGTTAG